In a single window of the Thermomicrobiales bacterium genome:
- the malQ gene encoding 4-alpha-glucanotransferase — MRLERASGILAHPTSFPGPHGVGDMGQGAYEFVDWLALGGQCYWQLMPLSPVGYGDSPYSGLSAFAGNPLLISIDGLAFLGLETGGDSRGFNEHEVDYGAAGAYKYAALRTAFESFKERGSPELRAQLSAFEIAQASWLRDFAFFMALKRRFREVSWQDWPDEIRLRDPKALAALAAEMVDEIDFHAFIQFLFRIQWSALKRYANERGIQIVGDIPIYVALDSADVWANPSQFRLTPDRRPEVVSGVPPDLFTADGQLWGNPVFDWAAMETDGFAWWIERVRRLTELVDVVRIDHFRGLAAGWVVPAGDSTARGGRWERAPGAALFHAIEAELGHLPIVVEDLGIITPDVDALRFELGLQGMKVLQFAFNGDPDNAYLPHNYERDCVVYTGTHDNQTTIGWFQSCSESERQQVQTYLGADGSDIAWDFIRLAFASVADLAIVPLQDVMRLGDEARMNRPGIAFGNWKWRYLSHQLNDGLARGLRELAGAYGRLDRPPIERTYDPFDYSAPGATHRLFDRFDPKA, encoded by the coding sequence ATGAGATTGGAACGGGCCAGCGGGATTCTGGCGCACCCGACATCGTTTCCGGGACCGCATGGTGTCGGGGACATGGGACAGGGCGCCTATGAGTTCGTCGACTGGTTGGCGCTTGGAGGCCAGTGTTACTGGCAACTCATGCCGCTCTCTCCGGTTGGCTACGGCGACTCGCCATACTCCGGGCTTTCGGCGTTCGCTGGGAACCCGCTGCTCATTTCGATCGACGGGCTTGCGTTTCTCGGACTGGAGACGGGCGGGGATTCGCGCGGGTTCAACGAGCACGAGGTCGACTACGGCGCTGCCGGGGCGTACAAGTACGCGGCGCTGCGGACGGCATTCGAGTCGTTCAAGGAACGGGGATCTCCCGAACTGCGCGCACAACTGAGCGCATTCGAAATAGCACAGGCATCCTGGTTGCGTGATTTTGCGTTTTTCATGGCGCTGAAACGCCGCTTCCGCGAGGTTTCCTGGCAGGACTGGCCAGACGAGATCCGCCTGCGAGATCCGAAGGCCCTCGCCGCTCTGGCGGCTGAGATGGTCGACGAAATCGACTTTCACGCGTTCATCCAGTTCCTCTTTCGGATCCAGTGGAGCGCGCTCAAGCGATATGCAAATGAGCGCGGTATCCAGATCGTCGGTGATATCCCCATTTACGTGGCGCTCGACAGCGCCGATGTTTGGGCGAATCCGAGTCAGTTTCGGCTGACGCCCGATCGCCGGCCGGAAGTGGTTTCCGGAGTTCCGCCCGATCTGTTTACCGCTGACGGCCAGCTCTGGGGCAACCCGGTCTTCGACTGGGCTGCCATGGAGACCGATGGGTTCGCCTGGTGGATCGAGCGCGTGCGGCGCCTGACCGAGCTGGTCGATGTGGTGCGTATCGACCACTTTCGGGGATTGGCGGCTGGCTGGGTGGTGCCAGCGGGCGATTCCACTGCCCGTGGCGGGCGTTGGGAGCGCGCGCCTGGAGCGGCGCTTTTCCATGCGATCGAAGCCGAGCTCGGTCATCTGCCGATCGTCGTCGAAGATCTGGGGATCATCACGCCGGATGTCGATGCGCTTCGCTTCGAGCTTGGACTGCAGGGAATGAAGGTGTTGCAGTTTGCCTTCAACGGCGATCCGGACAACGCCTACCTGCCGCACAACTATGAGCGAGATTGCGTCGTCTACACCGGAACGCATGACAATCAGACCACGATCGGCTGGTTTCAGTCATGCTCGGAGAGCGAGCGTCAGCAGGTCCAGACCTATCTGGGAGCCGACGGCAGCGATATCGCCTGGGACTTCATTCGGCTTGCGTTCGCATCGGTGGCCGACCTGGCTATCGTGCCATTGCAGGATGTGATGCGCCTGGGTGACGAGGCCCGCATGAACCGCCCAGGTATTGCATTTGGCAATTGGAAGTGGCGTTATCTCTCCCATCAACTCAATGACGGGTTGGCGCGCGGGTTGCGCGAGCTTGCAGGGGCCTATGGGCGGCTGGATCGCCCACCTATCGAGCGAACGTACGATCCATTCGACTACAGCGCCCCGGGTGCAACGCATCGTTTGTTCGACCGGTTCGATCCCAAGGCTTGA